A portion of the Tachysurus vachellii isolate PV-2020 chromosome 14, HZAU_Pvac_v1, whole genome shotgun sequence genome contains these proteins:
- the LOC132857241 gene encoding cathepsin S-like isoform X2 — MMRCVLFLALMVSEVCGDMNLHDYWMSWKKEFNKNYSSVREETYRRTIWEQNVLEVMKHNEEAAAGQHTFTTGINHLSDMTADEANAKLNGLRVDNLSYEDDNDNFTFLSDFSLPPSVNWTEDGFVTPVQDQGDCNACWAFSAVGALEAQMKMKKGRLVPLSVQNLVDCSSEEGNRGCSGGLLTNAFNYIINHRGISKDADYPYEQKVGFCFPSHKYGRCSGFRVLQRYNEFELQKVVANIGPVAVGINANNSTFYHYKTGIYNYCSEAQPVNHAVLVVGYGKEDGQQYWLVKNSWGVNWGEGGYMRLQRNNNQCGIGSYSVVPIV; from the exons ATGATGAGGTGCGTCTTGTTTCTGGCTCTGATGGTCTCTGAGGTTTGTGGTGATATGAATCTACATGACTACTGGATGTCCTGGAAAAAAGAATTCAATAAAAATTACAGCAGTGTG agagaggaaACATACAGGAGAACAATCTGGGAGCAGAATGTTTTGGAAGTGATGAAGCACAATGAAGAAGCTGCAGCAGGACAACATACCTTTACCACTGGGATCAATCACCTTTCAGACATG accgcAGACGAAGCCAATGCTAAACTGAATGGTCTGAGGGTGGATAATCTTTCTTATgaagatgataatgataatttcACCTTTCTGAGtgatttctctctccctcccagtGTGAACTGGACTGAGGATGGATTTGTCACCCCTGTACAGGACCAG ggtgACTGCAATGCCTGCTGGGCGTTCAGTGCAGTTGGAGCTTTAGAAGCtcaaatgaagatgaagaagggtCGTCTTGTTCCTCTGAGTGTTCAGAACCTGGTGGACTGCAGTTCTGAGGAGGGAAACCGTGGCTGCTCTGGAGGCCTCCTGACTAATGCCtttaattacataataaacCACAGGGGCATCAGCAAGGACGCTGACTACCCTTATGAACAAAAg GTTGGATTTTGCTTCCCTAGTCATAAATATGGACGCTGTTCTGGTTTCCGGGTTCTTCAGCGTTATAATGAGTTTGAGCTGCAGAAGGTGGTGGCTAACATCGGGCCGGTCGCAGTAGGAATTAATGCTAACAATTCCACATTTTACCATTACAAGACTG gtatTTACAATTACTGTTCTGAAGCTCAACCAGTGAATCACGCAGTTCTTGTGGTTGGATATGGAAAAGAAGATGGGCAACAATACTGGCTGGTCAAAAAcag tTGGGGTGTTAACTGGGGAGAAGGAGGATatatgagactccagagaaacAACAATCAGTGTGGAATCGGCAGCTACAGTGTCGTCCCCATTGTATAA
- the LOC132857241 gene encoding cathepsin S-like isoform X1 — protein MVQAARKDITTQKFTGMMRCVLFLALMVSEVCGDMNLHDYWMSWKKEFNKNYSSVREETYRRTIWEQNVLEVMKHNEEAAAGQHTFTTGINHLSDMTADEANAKLNGLRVDNLSYEDDNDNFTFLSDFSLPPSVNWTEDGFVTPVQDQGDCNACWAFSAVGALEAQMKMKKGRLVPLSVQNLVDCSSEEGNRGCSGGLLTNAFNYIINHRGISKDADYPYEQKVGFCFPSHKYGRCSGFRVLQRYNEFELQKVVANIGPVAVGINANNSTFYHYKTGIYNYCSEAQPVNHAVLVVGYGKEDGQQYWLVKNSWGVNWGEGGYMRLQRNNNQCGIGSYSVVPIV, from the exons ATGGTTcaagctgccaggaaggatataACAACTCAAAAG TTCACAGGTATGATGAGGTGCGTCTTGTTTCTGGCTCTGATGGTCTCTGAGGTTTGTGGTGATATGAATCTACATGACTACTGGATGTCCTGGAAAAAAGAATTCAATAAAAATTACAGCAGTGTG agagaggaaACATACAGGAGAACAATCTGGGAGCAGAATGTTTTGGAAGTGATGAAGCACAATGAAGAAGCTGCAGCAGGACAACATACCTTTACCACTGGGATCAATCACCTTTCAGACATG accgcAGACGAAGCCAATGCTAAACTGAATGGTCTGAGGGTGGATAATCTTTCTTATgaagatgataatgataatttcACCTTTCTGAGtgatttctctctccctcccagtGTGAACTGGACTGAGGATGGATTTGTCACCCCTGTACAGGACCAG ggtgACTGCAATGCCTGCTGGGCGTTCAGTGCAGTTGGAGCTTTAGAAGCtcaaatgaagatgaagaagggtCGTCTTGTTCCTCTGAGTGTTCAGAACCTGGTGGACTGCAGTTCTGAGGAGGGAAACCGTGGCTGCTCTGGAGGCCTCCTGACTAATGCCtttaattacataataaacCACAGGGGCATCAGCAAGGACGCTGACTACCCTTATGAACAAAAg GTTGGATTTTGCTTCCCTAGTCATAAATATGGACGCTGTTCTGGTTTCCGGGTTCTTCAGCGTTATAATGAGTTTGAGCTGCAGAAGGTGGTGGCTAACATCGGGCCGGTCGCAGTAGGAATTAATGCTAACAATTCCACATTTTACCATTACAAGACTG gtatTTACAATTACTGTTCTGAAGCTCAACCAGTGAATCACGCAGTTCTTGTGGTTGGATATGGAAAAGAAGATGGGCAACAATACTGGCTGGTCAAAAAcag tTGGGGTGTTAACTGGGGAGAAGGAGGATatatgagactccagagaaacAACAATCAGTGTGGAATCGGCAGCTACAGTGTCGTCCCCATTGTATAA